The following proteins come from a genomic window of Andrena cerasifolii isolate SP2316 chromosome 6, iyAndCera1_principal, whole genome shotgun sequence:
- the LOC143370009 gene encoding COA8 family protein CG14806, mitochondrial-like isoform X2, translating into MARLSNFAQVKRYDRVARLCSGACSNLNLSAETDIIGPPDPISNLRPIIFARSPNETNLEKRYREAREATQLWNQDFWLRHNASFIEERKRFQDDLKLQGKELITADDMSVFYKQFLDKNWKTHLNYNVAWYRRNIQLLFLEIGVRVSKLKFK; encoded by the exons ATGGCTCGATTATCTAATTTCGCGCAAGTAAAACGTTACGACAGAGTAGCACGATTATGTAGCGGG GCGTGCTCCAACCTAAACCTTTCAGCGGAAACTGACATCATCGGTCCGCCTGACCCGATTTCTAACTTAAGACCGATAATATTCGCGAGATCTCCGAATGAGACGAACCTTGAGAAGAGATATAGAGAGGCCAGAGAAGCTACTCAACTGTGGAACCAGGATTTCTGGCTGAGGCACAATGCTAGTTTCATAGAA GAACGTAAACGATTCCAAGACGACCTAAAGCTACAAGGAAAGGAATTAATTACGGCGGATGACATGTCAGTATTCTATAAACAGTTCTTGGATAAGAATTGGAAGACTCACTTGAATTACAACGTTGCATGGTACAGGAGAAACATCCAGCTATTGTTTCTCGAGATTGGCGTCAGAGTATCCAAGCTGAAGTTCAAGTAA
- the LOC143370009 gene encoding COA8 family protein CG14806, mitochondrial-like isoform X1, whose protein sequence is MARLSNFAQVKRYDRVARLCSGKACSNLNLSAETDIIGPPDPISNLRPIIFARSPNETNLEKRYREAREATQLWNQDFWLRHNASFIEERKRFQDDLKLQGKELITADDMSVFYKQFLDKNWKTHLNYNVAWYRRNIQLLFLEIGVRVSKLKFK, encoded by the exons ATGGCTCGATTATCTAATTTCGCGCAAGTAAAACGTTACGACAGAGTAGCACGATTATGTAGCGGG AAGGCGTGCTCCAACCTAAACCTTTCAGCGGAAACTGACATCATCGGTCCGCCTGACCCGATTTCTAACTTAAGACCGATAATATTCGCGAGATCTCCGAATGAGACGAACCTTGAGAAGAGATATAGAGAGGCCAGAGAAGCTACTCAACTGTGGAACCAGGATTTCTGGCTGAGGCACAATGCTAGTTTCATAGAA GAACGTAAACGATTCCAAGACGACCTAAAGCTACAAGGAAAGGAATTAATTACGGCGGATGACATGTCAGTATTCTATAAACAGTTCTTGGATAAGAATTGGAAGACTCACTTGAATTACAACGTTGCATGGTACAGGAGAAACATCCAGCTATTGTTTCTCGAGATTGGCGTCAGAGTATCCAAGCTGAAGTTCAAGTAA
- the LOC143370003 gene encoding uncharacterized protein LOC143370003, translated as MCVEFQILKMCFSWGVDQETAIECLPAAYTQAVMVIKYANGVIQEEKVNFILLNIKDDSERLKGRPEYEVLHKYAMEGRKYIVSFIGFVLSLVLVYLTLATTLILSDYVSKNETEEKFTMYQVEYYFFDAQKHYGFTTLHTYAMSGTIIHIFLSLDTMYITFINHACALFAVTGYRLKTVHILGANVLGKNELAEKQRYNEIAVGEQEQMYRRLVLSIKEHKRALEYTKIIQSLFSSALFFQVSLNIISLSVTGVLALIKIANIRNTIRLGIWMMGQYSHLFFLCLPGQRLMDFSGQVYYDALDCMWHGLYTRSRVIYQFLIMNTITPITLTALKVMTLNLETFLSVTQAAMSYFTVLSSSL; from the exons ATGTGCGTTGAGTTTCAGATCCTTAAGATGTGCTTCTCGTGGGGAGTGGATCAGGAGACCGCGATCGAGTGTCTGCCTGCTGCATACACGCAGGCCGTGATGGTGATTAAGTATGCGAATGGAGTGATCCAAGAGGAGAAG GTGAACTTTATACTGCTGAACATTAAAGACGATTCGGAAAGGCTGAAGGGCCGCCCCGAGTACGAGGTTCTGCACAAGTACGCGATGGAGGGAAGAAAGTACATTGTGTCGTTCATAG GTTTCGTTCTGTCATTAGTGCTAGTATATCTGACACTGGCAACCACGCTAATACTAAGCGACTACGTGTCCAAGAACGAGACAGAGGAGAAGTTCACCATGTACCAAGTAGAGTACTACTTTTTCGATGCCCAGAAGCATTACGGTTTCACTACGCTGCACACTTATGCTATGTCCGGGACGATAATTCACATTTTCCTTTCGCTAGACACAATGTACATTACCTTCATCAATCACGCCTGCGCCTTGTTCGCAGTTACTGG ATATCGTTTAAAAACGGTGCACATTCTAGGAGCGAATGTTCTAGGAAAGAACGAGCTCGCAGAGAAACAGAGGTACAATGAAATTGCGGTTGGGGAGCAGGAGCAAATGTACCGCAGGCTTGTACTGTCCATCAAGGAGCACAAAAGAGCGCTGGA GTACACGAAGATCATTCAATCGTTGTTCTCGAGTGCCTTGTTCTTTCAAGTTTCGCTGAACATCATTAGCCTCAGTGTTACTGGAGTACTG GCTTTGATAAAGATAGCAAACATACGCAACACGATAAGGCTGGGTATCTGGATGATGGGGCAGTACAGTCATCTGTTCTTCCTCTGTCTTCCTGGTCAAAGATTGATGGACTTCAGCGGGCAGGTGTACTACGACGC ACTGGACTGCATGTGGCACGGTTTGTACACGAGGTCCCGAGTTATCTACCAGTTCTTAATCATGAATACTATCACGCCAATCACGTTGACGGCTTTGAAGGTGATGACGCTGAATTTGGAGACGTTCCTCTCG GTGACCCAAGCCGCCATGTCGTACTTCACCGTTTTGTCGTCGTCACTTTGA
- the LOC143370001 gene encoding uncharacterized protein LOC143370001, translating into MLLNVNTSSCLVIRLWILWKGQTPTNVKFLMLFFAWGTDYSRAVESIPAMCTQLNAVVKHMNAVFQQEKVRFILQSIRGDYNRLMSHPEYKVLQRHAMEGRKYVVSFLGVMGPLVFVYFTVSFVLIISDTASKNATEDKYLMYEIHYYFFDAQEHYSFTTTHCIIASVVALVQLISMDVMYITVIQHACALYAVTGYRLKTVHILNADILNNEEDITKYKDEEISTWQQKEVYKRLVNCVREHKIAIEYTKLVQSAYGKTLFFQLSIAMLCLSISGVLVLMKKSNPTDVLRLGIWIMGQLVHLFFLCLPGQRLMNFSEQVYFDALDCMWHLMHTRSRVIYQFIVMNTLTPITLTALKVTTLNLETFLSVLQTAMSYFTVVSSAF; encoded by the exons ATGCTGCTCAATGTGAACACCAGCAGTTGCCTCGTGATTCGCTTGTGGATACTATGGAAGGGCCAGACCCCAACGAACGTTAAA TTTCTGATGCTATTCTTCGCGTGGGGAACGGACTACAGTCGCGCGGTTGAATCCATCCCGGCGATGTGCACGCAGCTGAATGCGGTGGTCAAGCACATGAACGCTGTGTTCCAGCAGGAGAAG GTGAGGTTTATATTGCAGAGTATCAGGGGCGATTATAATAGGCTGATGTCTCATCCGGAGTACAAAGTTCTGCAGAGGCACGCGATGGAAGGAAGGAAGTATGTTGTATCTTTCCTAG GTGTGATGGGCCCGTTGGTGTTCGTATATTTTACAGTGTCATTCGTGCTAATAATAAGCGATACCGCGTCTAAAAACGCGACGGAAGACAAATACCTGATGTACGAGATACACTACTACTTCTTCGATGCCCAGGAACATTACAGTTTCACTACGACACACTGTATAATTGCATCCGTGGTGGCACTAGTTCAACTGATCAGTATGGACGTGATGTACATCACCGTCATTCAACATGCCTGTGCCCTGTACGCAGTCACGGG GTATCGGTTGAAAACAGTGCACATCTTAAACGCGGACATCCTGAACAACGAGGAGGACATCACAAAATACAAGGACGAAGAAATCTCGACGTGGCAGCAGAAGGAAGTGTATAAGAGGCTTGTGAACTGCGTTAGGGAGCACAAAATTGCTATAGA ATACACGAAACTCGTCCAATCGGCGTACGGGAAGACATTGTTCTTTCAATTATCAATAGCCATGCTGTGCTTGAGTATCTCTGGTGTATTA GTTCTGATGAAGAAGTCCAATCCAACGGACGTGTTAAGGCTGGGGATCTGGATAATGGGACAGCTCGTTCACCTGTTCTTTCTCTGCCTTCCTGGCCAAAGACTGATGAATTTTAGCGAGCAGGTGTACTTCGACGC GCTGGATTGTATGTGGCACTTGATGCACACGAGGTCCCGGGTTATCTACCAGTTCATAGTCATGAATACTCTGACACCGATCACGCTAACGGCTCTGAAGGTGACGACGCTGAATTTGGAGACGTTCCTCTCG GTCCTCCAAACCGCCATGTCCTACTTCACCGTAGTATCGTCGGCGTTTTGA
- the LOC143370008 gene encoding COA8 family protein CG14806, mitochondrial-like isoform X2, translating to MARLSNFAQVKRYDRVARLCSGACSNLNLSAETDIIGPPDPISNLRPIIFARSPNETNLEKRYREVREATQLWNQDFWLRHNASFIEERKRFQDDLKLQGKELITADDMSVFYKQFLDKNWKTHLNYNVAWYRRNIQLLFLEIGVRVSKLKFK from the exons ATGGCTCGATTATCTAATTTCGCGCAAGTAAAACGTTACGACAGAGTAGCACGATTATGTAGCGGG GCGTGCTCCAACCTAAACCTTTCAGCGGAAACTGACATCATCGGTCCGCCTGACCCGATTTCTAACTTAAGACCGATAATATTCGCGAGATCTCCGAATGAGACGAACCTCGAGAAGAGATATAGAGAGGTCAGAGAAGCTACTCAACTATGGAACCAGGATTTCTGGCTGAGGCACAATGCTAGTTTCATAGAA GAACGTAAACGATTCCAAGACGACCTAAAGCTACAAGGAAAGGAATTAATTACGGCGGATGACATGTCAGTATTCTATAAACAGTTCTTGGATAAGAATTGGAAGACTCACTTGAATTACAACGTTGCATGGTACAGGAGAAACATCCAGCTATTGTTTCTCGAGATTGGCGTCAGAGTATCCAAGCTGAAGTTTAAGTAA
- the LOC143370008 gene encoding COA8 family protein CG14806, mitochondrial-like isoform X1: MARLSNFAQVKRYDRVARLCSGKACSNLNLSAETDIIGPPDPISNLRPIIFARSPNETNLEKRYREVREATQLWNQDFWLRHNASFIEERKRFQDDLKLQGKELITADDMSVFYKQFLDKNWKTHLNYNVAWYRRNIQLLFLEIGVRVSKLKFK, from the exons ATGGCTCGATTATCTAATTTCGCGCAAGTAAAACGTTACGACAGAGTAGCACGATTATGTAGCGGG AAGGCGTGCTCCAACCTAAACCTTTCAGCGGAAACTGACATCATCGGTCCGCCTGACCCGATTTCTAACTTAAGACCGATAATATTCGCGAGATCTCCGAATGAGACGAACCTCGAGAAGAGATATAGAGAGGTCAGAGAAGCTACTCAACTATGGAACCAGGATTTCTGGCTGAGGCACAATGCTAGTTTCATAGAA GAACGTAAACGATTCCAAGACGACCTAAAGCTACAAGGAAAGGAATTAATTACGGCGGATGACATGTCAGTATTCTATAAACAGTTCTTGGATAAGAATTGGAAGACTCACTTGAATTACAACGTTGCATGGTACAGGAGAAACATCCAGCTATTGTTTCTCGAGATTGGCGTCAGAGTATCCAAGCTGAAGTTTAAGTAA